A DNA window from Halococcus saccharolyticus DSM 5350 contains the following coding sequences:
- a CDS encoding DUF7521 family protein, which translates to MELLVALLVVVKIAALVLGGVVSLMAYRAYNRTRIAGLQYFAVGLAVITLGTALVGVFHHIGGASVTAGMLLESVIICLGFVVMIVGLYRT; encoded by the coding sequence ATGGAGCTACTCGTCGCATTGCTCGTCGTCGTCAAGATTGCTGCTCTCGTCCTCGGGGGAGTCGTCTCGCTGATGGCGTACAGAGCCTACAACCGAACACGGATCGCTGGTCTCCAGTACTTTGCGGTGGGATTAGCGGTCATCACTCTCGGAACCGCTCTGGTCGGCGTGTTCCACCACATCGGCGGCGCTTCAGTCACCGCCGGAATGCTCCTCGAGAGCGTGATTATCTGTCTCGGGTTCGTCGTCATGATCGTTGGGCTTTACCGGACGTAG